Proteins co-encoded in one Amaranthus tricolor cultivar Red isolate AtriRed21 chromosome 7, ASM2621246v1, whole genome shotgun sequence genomic window:
- the LOC130817574 gene encoding uncharacterized protein LOC130817574 isoform X1: MAIAMGLSPRLVSYGFSPNPKILYGRIDSIASTLAGRLRPIRAVQDGTGPRRLVDIIRTIPDLSRNYFEKPSRRALFGGIALLGGFYVAQTISLSFGALGVNDVIAAVLCVLLTEYATKFYYSRSKILIYCTIYNILSCFGCLFTETYATLQPHVCSERSWLFSQKTPTLTRDCLKK, translated from the exons ATGGCGATTGCAATGGGTTTGAGTCCTAGGCTCGTAAGTTATGGGTTTAGCCCTAATCCAAAGATCTTATATGGAAGAATTGATTCCATTGCTTCAACACTAGCTGGACGACTCCGTCCTATCCGAGCCGTGCAAGATGGCACAGGCCCTCGAAGATTAGTAGACATTATTCGCACTATACCTGATTTGTCAAGAAACTATTTCGAGAAACCTTCTCGAAGGGCGCTCTTTGGAGGAATCGCCTTATTAGGTGGATTTTATGTTGCacaaacaatttctttgtccTTTGGAGCTTTGGGTGTAAATGATGTTATTGCTGCAGTATTATGTGTGCTCCTCACAGAATATGCAACCAAATTCTATTATAGTCGATCCAAG ATCCTTATTTATTGCACCATTTACAACATACTTTCTTGCTTTGGCTGCTTATTTACTGAAACATATGCAACATTGCAACCTCACGTTTGCAG TGAAAGGTCATGGCTATTTTCACAAAAAACGCCAACTCTTACAAGGGATTGCTTAAAGAAGTAA
- the LOC130817574 gene encoding uncharacterized protein LOC130817574 isoform X2, with the protein MAIAMGLSPRLVSYGFSPNPKILYGRIDSIASTLAGRLRPIRAVQDGTGPRRLVDIIRTIPDLSRNYFEKPSRRALFGGIALLGGFYVAQTISLSFGALGVNDVIAAVLCVLLTEYATKFYYSRSKILIYCTIYNILSCFGCLFTETYATLQPHVCRLL; encoded by the exons ATGGCGATTGCAATGGGTTTGAGTCCTAGGCTCGTAAGTTATGGGTTTAGCCCTAATCCAAAGATCTTATATGGAAGAATTGATTCCATTGCTTCAACACTAGCTGGACGACTCCGTCCTATCCGAGCCGTGCAAGATGGCACAGGCCCTCGAAGATTAGTAGACATTATTCGCACTATACCTGATTTGTCAAGAAACTATTTCGAGAAACCTTCTCGAAGGGCGCTCTTTGGAGGAATCGCCTTATTAGGTGGATTTTATGTTGCacaaacaatttctttgtccTTTGGAGCTTTGGGTGTAAATGATGTTATTGCTGCAGTATTATGTGTGCTCCTCACAGAATATGCAACCAAATTCTATTATAGTCGATCCAAG ATCCTTATTTATTGCACCATTTACAACATACTTTCTTGCTTTGGCTGCTTATTTACTGAAACATATGCAACATTGCAACCTCACGTTTGCAG ACTCTTGTAA
- the LOC130817574 gene encoding uncharacterized protein LOC130817574 isoform X3 codes for MAIAMGLSPRLVSYGFSPNPKILYGRIDSIASTLAGRLRPIRAVQDGTGPRRLVDIIRTIPDLSRNYFEKPSRRALFGGIALLGGFYVAQTISLSFGALGVNDVIAAVLCVLLTEYATKFYYSRSKILIYCTICKILSCFVNSRKLLIY; via the exons ATGGCGATTGCAATGGGTTTGAGTCCTAGGCTCGTAAGTTATGGGTTTAGCCCTAATCCAAAGATCTTATATGGAAGAATTGATTCCATTGCTTCAACACTAGCTGGACGACTCCGTCCTATCCGAGCCGTGCAAGATGGCACAGGCCCTCGAAGATTAGTAGACATTATTCGCACTATACCTGATTTGTCAAGAAACTATTTCGAGAAACCTTCTCGAAGGGCGCTCTTTGGAGGAATCGCCTTATTAGGTGGATTTTATGTTGCacaaacaatttctttgtccTTTGGAGCTTTGGGTGTAAATGATGTTATTGCTGCAGTATTATGTGTGCTCCTCACAGAATATGCAACCAAATTCTATTATAGTCGATCCAAG ATCCTTATTTATTGCACCATTTGCAAAATTCTTTCTTGCTTTGTGAATTCACGGAAGCTCCTCATTTATTAA